A single region of the Streptomyces sp. ITFR-16 genome encodes:
- a CDS encoding MerR family transcriptional regulator produces MRIGELASRAGVSIRSVRYYEEQGLLTSVRSASGQRHYTDSEVERVVFLQRLYAAGLSSRTIAELLPCVDAPSRDNSDAALERMAQEHERLSAHIADLMSTRDTLEQLMATARAYREQLGTAAAVR; encoded by the coding sequence ATGCGGATCGGTGAACTCGCGTCACGGGCCGGGGTCAGCATCCGGTCCGTGCGCTACTACGAGGAGCAGGGGCTGCTCACCAGCGTCCGCAGCGCCAGCGGGCAGCGGCACTACACGGACAGCGAGGTCGAGCGGGTCGTCTTCCTCCAGCGGCTGTACGCCGCCGGGCTGTCCAGCCGCACCATCGCCGAGCTGCTGCCCTGCGTCGACGCCCCCAGCCGGGACAACTCCGATGCGGCACTGGAGCGGATGGCGCAGGAGCACGAGCGGCTCTCCGCGCACATCGCCGACCTCATGAGCACCAGGGACACGCTGGAACAGCTGATGGCCACCGCCCGCGCGTACCGCGAGCAGCTGGGCACGGCCGCGGCCGTCCGCTGA
- a CDS encoding alkene reductase: MTHLLSGHRLGGLTLPNRVVMAPMTRVRAAAGGLATPSMAAYYAQRATAGLIVSEGVQPSLIGQSNPGTPGLHTDEQTASWEQVTGAVHANGGRIFAQIMHGGRVSHPDTTGLQPVGPSAVAAVGDVFTPTGPQPSPVPRALATAEVPEHARSYADAARRAVDAGFDGVELHGANGYLISQFLSSNANLRTDRYGGPAARRIRFAVEAAEATADAVGGARTGIRLSPGGGFWGVEESDTTELYTALLAELARLELAYVHLEATVAEEVLLTLRRAWPGTLIVNPVLPMGPKQTGRDDADHWLDLGADLISFGRAFVSNPDLVERLRTGLPIAPADEATYFQGGDEGYLTYPPYAYAA; encoded by the coding sequence ATGACGCACCTTCTCTCCGGCCACCGGCTCGGCGGCCTGACGCTGCCCAACCGGGTGGTCATGGCCCCGATGACCCGGGTCCGGGCCGCCGCGGGCGGCCTCGCCACACCGTCGATGGCCGCCTACTACGCCCAGCGGGCCACCGCCGGGCTGATCGTGAGCGAGGGGGTGCAGCCGAGCCTGATCGGGCAGTCCAACCCGGGCACCCCGGGGCTGCACACCGACGAGCAGACAGCTTCCTGGGAACAGGTGACCGGCGCGGTCCACGCCAACGGCGGCCGGATCTTCGCCCAGATCATGCACGGGGGACGGGTCTCACACCCCGACACCACCGGGCTGCAGCCGGTCGGCCCGTCGGCCGTGGCCGCCGTCGGGGACGTGTTCACCCCGACCGGCCCCCAGCCCTCCCCCGTGCCGCGTGCGCTGGCCACCGCCGAGGTGCCCGAGCACGCGCGGTCGTACGCGGACGCCGCACGCCGCGCCGTCGACGCGGGCTTCGACGGGGTGGAGCTGCACGGCGCCAACGGCTATCTGATCTCGCAGTTCCTCTCCTCCAACGCCAACCTGCGCACGGACCGCTACGGAGGCCCGGCCGCCCGGCGCATCCGCTTCGCGGTCGAGGCGGCGGAGGCCACCGCGGACGCGGTCGGCGGTGCCAGGACCGGGATCCGGCTCTCTCCGGGCGGCGGCTTCTGGGGCGTCGAGGAGAGCGACACCACCGAGCTCTACACCGCGCTGCTGGCCGAACTGGCCCGCCTGGAGCTCGCCTACGTCCACCTGGAGGCCACCGTCGCGGAGGAGGTGCTCCTCACCCTGCGCCGGGCCTGGCCGGGCACGCTGATCGTCAACCCGGTCCTGCCGATGGGACCCAAGCAGACCGGCCGGGACGACGCCGATCACTGGCTGGACCTGGGCGCCGACCTCATCAGCTTCGGCCGGGCCTTCGTCTCCAACCCCGACCTGGTGGAACGCCTGCGCACCGGGCTGCCGATCGCCCCCGCCGACGAGGCCACCTACTTCCAGGGCGGCGACGAGGGCTACCTGACCTATCCGCCGTACGCGTACGCGGCCTGA
- a CDS encoding family 43 glycosylhydrolase, producing MRRLDSTTRWAAALAALLCVLTLSAAPADGAPPRPGRPGSATAATYTNPVSASAGIDTFPDPATIRGKDGLWYAYGTQNPVFRSSGEDGERILPILRSADLVTWEYAGEVFTPQNRPAWLEGSRLWAPDVHYAFGRYYLYYSVPGRGTVGLVTAPTPTGPWTDRGAVLPSPSGCPAGNIDQAQFTDTDGTPYLYWGSYDTICVAKLNGDRTRTEGAVTQIARGRRVEGGFVVRHGSFYYLFYSDGGCCDGAYSGYQVKAGRSTSPTGPFTDDEGTDLMALTSKAGVVVGANGNRWIGPGHNALQTDLSGQDWLVYHGIPADSPDLAPASGGSLKLSRRPMLIDRLDWIDGWPVVRAGDGPSDTPTAAPVTDWTAGGTFNDGGLAGWRPEGADRAGWTAGSDQDAHGYAAYTSSGSAPSFLRSGAEAPAGVRAEADLRITSADGASGLALAYRDPDNRIVAWLDRARSALVTDVRVGGRNSGEQLTALPAGFSYDTWHNVSAELRGTRLTVEVTGDRLRDPVAVQTREVPAAAARTGAVAAAARGAGAAADNVGAAPLYRPVISRTAVPGAGTALPSFSDEFDGAAVPGTAPGSPWQWVRGPAAGTAMTGGSLTWPTQDAELHLGNNTASVLLRDAPQGDYTVETKLRFSPDRDAQQAGLVLYENDDRWLKLVHSVLPLNNGNGALLQVSEFGKEGERPTTSPPTAVANGPMFAGPTAGTMWLRLTHRLDAAHQEHEVRASTSRDGTHWSRGSVWTLPAEGALRIGLISLNRSGAVADFDYVRTYRSPQAARP from the coding sequence ATGAGACGCCTGGACAGCACCACCCGGTGGGCCGCCGCACTGGCCGCCCTGCTCTGTGTCCTCACCCTCTCCGCCGCACCGGCCGACGGGGCGCCCCCGCGCCCCGGACGACCGGGCTCGGCGACGGCCGCCACCTACACCAACCCGGTCTCCGCCTCCGCCGGCATCGACACGTTCCCCGACCCGGCGACGATCCGGGGCAAGGACGGGCTCTGGTACGCCTACGGTACGCAGAACCCCGTCTTCCGGAGCAGCGGCGAGGACGGCGAGCGCATCCTGCCGATCCTGCGCTCGGCCGACCTGGTGACCTGGGAGTACGCGGGCGAGGTCTTCACCCCGCAGAACCGGCCGGCCTGGCTGGAGGGATCCCGGCTGTGGGCCCCGGACGTCCACTACGCCTTCGGGCGCTACTACCTCTACTACTCGGTGCCCGGCCGGGGCACCGTCGGGCTCGTCACGGCGCCCACCCCGACGGGCCCGTGGACGGACCGGGGCGCGGTGCTCCCCTCGCCGAGCGGCTGCCCGGCCGGCAACATCGACCAGGCCCAGTTCACGGACACCGACGGCACGCCGTACCTCTACTGGGGCAGCTACGACACCATCTGCGTGGCGAAGCTGAACGGCGACCGCACCCGTACCGAGGGCGCCGTAACCCAGATCGCCCGGGGGCGGCGCGTCGAGGGCGGGTTCGTCGTCCGGCACGGGTCCTTCTACTACCTGTTCTACTCGGACGGCGGCTGCTGCGACGGCGCGTACAGCGGCTACCAGGTGAAGGCGGGGCGCTCGACGAGTCCCACCGGCCCGTTCACCGATGACGAGGGCACCGATCTGATGGCGCTCACCAGCAAGGCGGGCGTGGTGGTCGGTGCCAACGGCAACCGGTGGATCGGCCCGGGGCACAACGCGCTCCAGACGGATCTGTCGGGCCAGGACTGGCTGGTCTACCACGGCATTCCGGCCGACTCCCCCGACCTCGCCCCGGCCTCCGGGGGTTCACTGAAGCTCAGCCGGCGCCCGATGCTCATCGACCGGCTGGACTGGATCGACGGCTGGCCCGTCGTCCGCGCGGGTGACGGCCCGTCGGACACGCCCACGGCCGCGCCGGTGACCGACTGGACGGCCGGCGGCACCTTCAACGACGGCGGCCTTGCGGGGTGGCGTCCCGAGGGCGCGGACCGCGCGGGCTGGACCGCGGGCTCGGACCAGGACGCGCACGGCTATGCCGCGTACACCTCCTCCGGCAGCGCTCCCTCCTTCCTCCGTTCGGGCGCCGAAGCGCCCGCCGGGGTACGGGCCGAGGCCGATCTGAGGATCACCTCGGCGGACGGCGCCTCGGGGCTGGCGCTCGCCTACCGGGACCCGGACAACCGGATCGTCGCGTGGCTCGACCGGGCCAGGTCCGCGCTGGTCACCGATGTCCGCGTGGGCGGCAGGAACAGCGGCGAGCAGCTCACCGCGCTGCCGGCCGGGTTCTCCTACGACACCTGGCACAACGTCTCCGCCGAGCTGCGGGGCACCCGGCTGACCGTCGAGGTGACCGGCGACCGGCTGCGCGATCCGGTCGCCGTCCAGACCCGCGAGGTGCCCGCGGCGGCCGCTCGCACGGGGGCCGTCGCCGCGGCGGCACGCGGTGCGGGCGCGGCCGCCGACAACGTGGGCGCCGCACCCCTGTACCGACCGGTGATCTCCCGTACCGCCGTTCCGGGCGCGGGGACTGCGCTGCCGTCCTTCAGCGACGAGTTCGACGGGGCCGCGGTGCCGGGCACCGCGCCCGGCTCCCCCTGGCAGTGGGTACGCGGGCCGGCCGCCGGCACCGCCATGACCGGGGGTTCGCTGACCTGGCCGACCCAGGACGCCGAACTGCACCTCGGGAACAACACCGCATCGGTGCTCCTGCGGGATGCCCCGCAAGGGGACTACACGGTCGAGACGAAGCTGCGGTTCTCACCGGACCGGGATGCCCAGCAGGCGGGTCTGGTCCTGTACGAGAACGACGACCGTTGGCTGAAACTCGTGCACTCGGTGCTGCCGCTGAACAACGGGAACGGCGCGCTCCTCCAGGTGAGCGAGTTCGGCAAGGAGGGGGAACGCCCGACGACCTCACCGCCGACCGCGGTGGCCAACGGCCCGATGTTCGCCGGTCCGACGGCCGGCACGATGTGGCTGCGGCTGACCCACCGCCTCGATGCCGCGCACCAGGAACACGAGGTGCGGGCCTCCACCAGCCGGGACGGTACGCACTGGTCGCGCGGGAGCGTGTGGACGCTTCCGGCCGAGGGCGCCCTGCGGATCGGGCTGATCTCCCTCAACCGGTCGGGGGCGGTGGCGGACTTCGACTACGTCCGCACCTACCGGAGCCCGCAGGCCGCAAGGCCGTGA
- a CDS encoding ROK family transcriptional regulator gives MLGAMHSQGGPLTRLRRGHEELVLGLLRRHGPQSRAELGRRSGLSRTTLYDIVGTLVASGAVVSTAAHPGPRRRGRPVEHLTLDPAAGQAVGIDFARRAVHVAAANVAHELIGSASLAHPPELSWEDRVGLAEELVSSLAGGTLRLSALGATGAVGVGVVGPVRRSGPDEEPEGSLAALAELLGKRFGAPVLLDNNTRLAALAEATWGAAAGSRDVLYLRLSHGVGGGLVVNGSLHRGVDGLAGEIGHITAEPGGAPCECGGAGCLETAASVGAVLDAFRDRGGRADAVPALLAALDAGDRAAHEVLRAAGERIGVVLAGVVNAVGPGVIVLGGELAEAGPALLEPVEGALDAHVLPLARDRLSVCRAALGEAGGAHGGVALALHESPLLARYPAPEYSEDDA, from the coding sequence ATGCTGGGCGCCATGCACTCTCAAGGCGGCCCCCTGACGCGGCTCAGGCGCGGGCACGAGGAACTCGTGCTCGGTCTGCTGCGCCGGCACGGCCCGCAGAGCCGGGCGGAGCTGGGACGCCGCTCCGGGCTCTCGCGCACGACGCTGTACGACATCGTCGGGACCCTGGTCGCGAGCGGCGCCGTGGTCTCCACCGCCGCGCACCCCGGACCCCGCAGACGCGGCCGTCCGGTCGAGCATCTGACGCTCGACCCGGCGGCCGGTCAGGCCGTCGGCATCGACTTCGCGCGCCGGGCCGTCCATGTGGCCGCCGCCAATGTCGCCCATGAGCTGATCGGTTCGGCGAGCCTGGCCCATCCCCCGGAGCTGTCGTGGGAGGACCGGGTCGGCCTGGCAGAGGAGTTGGTCTCCTCGCTGGCGGGTGGCACGCTGCGGCTCTCCGCCCTCGGGGCCACCGGCGCGGTCGGCGTCGGCGTGGTGGGCCCGGTGCGCCGCAGCGGGCCAGACGAGGAGCCCGAGGGATCGCTCGCGGCCCTCGCCGAACTGCTGGGGAAGCGGTTCGGCGCTCCTGTGCTGCTGGACAACAACACCCGGCTGGCCGCGCTCGCCGAGGCGACCTGGGGTGCGGCGGCCGGCAGCCGTGACGTGCTCTATCTGCGGCTGTCGCACGGGGTCGGCGGCGGGCTCGTCGTCAACGGCTCGCTGCACCGCGGCGTGGACGGACTCGCGGGCGAAATCGGCCACATCACCGCCGAGCCCGGGGGCGCGCCCTGCGAGTGCGGGGGCGCCGGGTGCCTGGAGACGGCCGCCTCGGTCGGCGCGGTGCTCGACGCGTTCCGGGACCGGGGCGGGCGGGCCGATGCCGTGCCCGCGCTGCTGGCCGCGCTCGACGCGGGCGACCGGGCGGCGCACGAGGTGCTGCGGGCGGCCGGCGAGCGGATCGGCGTGGTGCTCGCCGGGGTCGTCAACGCGGTCGGCCCGGGGGTGATCGTGCTGGGCGGTGAGCTCGCCGAGGCGGGCCCGGCGCTGCTGGAGCCGGTCGAAGGCGCGCTCGACGCCCATGTGCTGCCGCTGGCCCGGGACCGGCTCTCGGTGTGCCGCGCCGCGCTCGGGGAGGCCGGCGGCGCCCATGGCGGCGTCGCTCTCGCCCTGCACGAATCACCCCTGCTGGCCCGCTATCCCGCGCCCGAATACTCCGAGGACGACGCATGA
- a CDS encoding ABC transporter ATP-binding protein yields MNPKISFRSVSRSYPLKNSTFTALDRVSLDIGDEEFVTVVGPSGCGKSTLLNLAAGLAPPTSGEVLVDGRTVTGPGPDRGVIFQQYALFPWLTVRGNVEFGLRLASVPAAERRRRTDRAIALVGLTDFADALPKTLSGGMKQRCAIARAYAVDPQVLLMDEPFGALDALTRVQLQDQLLETWSRERRTVLFVTHDVDEAVYLARRVVVMAAGPGRIHSVVEVDLPYPRTESLRLSPEFARIRNTVWQSVYHQAPAVPAA; encoded by the coding sequence ATGAACCCCAAGATCTCCTTCCGGAGCGTCTCGCGGAGCTATCCGCTGAAGAACAGCACGTTCACCGCGCTGGACCGGGTGTCGCTGGACATCGGGGACGAGGAGTTCGTCACCGTGGTCGGCCCGTCCGGCTGCGGCAAGAGCACTCTGCTCAACCTGGCCGCCGGGCTCGCCCCGCCCACCTCGGGCGAGGTCCTGGTCGACGGCCGCACGGTGACGGGGCCCGGCCCCGACCGGGGTGTGATCTTCCAGCAGTACGCCCTGTTCCCCTGGCTCACCGTCCGGGGCAATGTCGAATTCGGGCTGAGGCTCGCCTCCGTACCCGCGGCCGAGCGCCGCCGCCGGACGGACCGGGCCATCGCCCTGGTCGGACTCACGGACTTCGCGGACGCCCTGCCCAAGACGCTGTCCGGCGGCATGAAGCAGCGCTGCGCCATCGCCCGCGCGTACGCGGTCGATCCTCAGGTGCTGCTGATGGACGAGCCGTTCGGCGCGCTGGACGCCCTGACCCGGGTCCAGTTGCAGGACCAGCTGCTGGAGACGTGGAGCCGGGAGAGGCGCACGGTGCTGTTCGTGACGCATGACGTGGACGAGGCGGTGTATCTGGCCCGGCGCGTCGTCGTGATGGCGGCCGGGCCGGGCCGGATCCACTCCGTCGTCGAGGTCGATCTGCCCTATCCCCGTACCGAATCCCTGCGCCTGTCGCCCGAGTTCGCCCGGATCCGCAACACCGTCTGGCAGTCCGTCTACCACCAGGCACCGGCCGTCCCGGCCGCCTGA
- a CDS encoding sulfatase-like hydrolase/transferase, with product MNLLFLMTDQHRVDTLGCYGNPHVATPHLDRLAATGTRFDRFYTPTAICTPARASLLTGQAPFRHRLLANYERNVGYLEDLRDDAFTFPSALRERGYQLGLIGKWHGGTHRNAASYGFDGPDLPGWHNPVDHPDYLAYLEERGLPPYRISDPVRGTAPGGNPGNLLAARLHQPVEATFEYYLATRAIEQLERYAADGRPFFLATHFFGPHLPYLLPDAYYDLYDPELVELPPSIAETFEGKPPVQRNYSAHWAFDTLPIETSRKLIAVYWGYVTLIDEQIGRILTRLDELGLTDDTSVFFTADHGEFTGAHRLHDKGPAMYEDIYRIPGIVRIPGAAPQVRDELATLTDCTATLLDLAGCDPAEAVDSRSLTPLVRGELPEWAGELIAEFHGHHFPYPQRMIRDDRYKLIVNPESVNELYDLVADPHELSNRYTHPEFAPVRERLLRRMYVLLRERGDNFYHWMTSMYDIGASDYDPSLSSFETDDDTVWTAPADPAGTITENR from the coding sequence GTGAACCTCCTGTTCCTGATGACCGATCAGCACCGGGTGGACACGCTCGGCTGCTACGGCAATCCCCATGTCGCCACGCCGCATCTGGACCGGCTCGCGGCCACCGGCACCCGGTTCGACCGGTTCTACACACCGACCGCCATCTGCACGCCCGCACGCGCCAGCCTGCTCACCGGACAGGCCCCGTTCCGCCACCGGCTGCTCGCCAACTACGAGCGCAACGTGGGATATCTGGAGGATCTGCGGGATGACGCCTTCACCTTCCCCTCGGCCCTGCGCGAGCGGGGCTACCAGCTCGGGCTCATCGGCAAGTGGCACGGCGGCACGCACCGCAACGCCGCCTCCTACGGTTTCGACGGCCCCGACCTGCCGGGCTGGCACAACCCGGTCGACCACCCGGACTACCTCGCCTACCTGGAGGAGCGCGGCCTTCCCCCGTACCGCATCTCGGACCCCGTGCGCGGTACCGCGCCGGGCGGCAATCCGGGCAATCTGCTGGCGGCCCGGCTGCACCAGCCGGTGGAGGCGACCTTCGAGTACTACCTCGCCACCCGGGCCATCGAGCAGTTGGAGCGGTATGCGGCGGACGGCCGGCCGTTCTTCCTCGCCACCCACTTCTTCGGCCCGCACCTGCCGTATCTGCTGCCCGACGCGTACTACGACCTCTACGACCCCGAGCTGGTCGAGCTGCCGCCGTCGATCGCCGAGACCTTCGAGGGCAAGCCGCCGGTCCAGCGCAACTACAGCGCCCACTGGGCGTTCGACACCCTGCCGATCGAGACGAGCCGCAAGCTCATCGCGGTGTACTGGGGCTATGTCACCCTGATCGACGAGCAGATCGGGCGCATCCTCACAAGGCTCGACGAACTGGGCCTGACGGACGACACCTCCGTCTTCTTCACCGCCGACCACGGCGAGTTCACCGGGGCCCACCGGCTGCACGACAAGGGCCCGGCGATGTACGAGGACATCTACCGCATCCCCGGCATCGTACGGATCCCCGGCGCGGCCCCGCAGGTGCGCGACGAGCTGGCGACCCTCACCGACTGCACCGCCACCCTGCTCGACCTCGCGGGCTGCGATCCGGCCGAGGCAGTGGACAGCCGCTCCCTGACGCCACTGGTGCGCGGCGAACTGCCCGAGTGGGCAGGTGAGTTGATTGCGGAGTTCCACGGACACCACTTCCCGTACCCGCAGCGGATGATCCGCGACGACCGCTACAAACTGATCGTCAACCCCGAGTCCGTGAACGAGCTCTACGACCTCGTCGCGGATCCGCACGAGCTCAGCAACCGCTACACCCACCCGGAGTTCGCCCCGGTGCGGGAGCGGCTGCTGCGCCGGATGTACGTGCTGCTGCGCGAGCGGGGCGACAACTTCTACCACTGGATGACGTCGATGTACGACATCGGCGCCTCCGATTACGACCCGAGCCTCAGCTCCTTCGAGACCGACGACGACACGGTCTGGACCGCTCCAGCGGATCCGGCCGGGACGATCACGGAGAACCGATGA
- a CDS encoding EamA family transporter, with protein sequence MTSPAVPSTAGETVGRPSPGRLSGTLLTALAPLVWGTTYVVTTELLPQGHPMFAGLLRALPAGLVALAITRTLPRGAWWGKAAALGVLNIGLFFPLLFTAAERLPGGVAATVAAAQPLIVAVLAVTVLHESPSAWRLAWGVTGVVGVGLVVVGPDAGLDAVGVAAGLAGAATMALGVTLTKRWGRPAGVGATAFAGWQLTAGGLFLVPVALLVEGTPPAVDAGAALGYLWLGAVGGLAAYVLWFRGITTLPVTSVAVLGLLSPLVAAVLGAALLGQTLGPVQLVGFGLCLAAIVAGQLPAPTRSPAPGEAAR encoded by the coding sequence ATGACAAGCCCAGCAGTACCGAGCACCGCCGGTGAGACCGTCGGCCGCCCCTCCCCCGGCCGGTTGTCCGGCACCCTTCTGACGGCCCTCGCTCCCCTGGTGTGGGGCACGACCTATGTCGTCACGACCGAGCTTCTCCCGCAGGGACACCCGATGTTCGCGGGACTGCTGCGGGCGCTGCCCGCCGGTCTGGTCGCACTGGCGATCACCCGGACGCTGCCGCGCGGCGCGTGGTGGGGGAAGGCCGCGGCACTCGGTGTGCTCAACATCGGGCTGTTCTTCCCGCTGCTGTTCACCGCGGCCGAGCGCCTGCCGGGCGGGGTGGCGGCCACCGTCGCGGCGGCCCAGCCGCTGATCGTCGCCGTCCTTGCCGTGACGGTCCTTCATGAGAGCCCGTCCGCCTGGCGTCTCGCCTGGGGGGTGACCGGTGTCGTCGGGGTCGGCCTGGTGGTGGTCGGGCCGGACGCCGGGCTCGACGCGGTCGGCGTCGCGGCGGGTCTGGCCGGCGCCGCGACGATGGCGCTCGGTGTGACGCTCACCAAGCGCTGGGGGCGGCCCGCCGGAGTGGGGGCCACCGCCTTCGCCGGCTGGCAGCTCACCGCGGGCGGCCTGTTCCTGGTTCCCGTCGCCCTCCTCGTGGAGGGAACGCCGCCCGCCGTCGACGCGGGCGCCGCCCTGGGCTACCTCTGGCTGGGTGCGGTCGGCGGTCTGGCCGCGTACGTCCTCTGGTTCCGGGGGATCACCACGCTGCCGGTCACCTCCGTCGCCGTGCTCGGCCTGCTCTCGCCGCTGGTGGCCGCCGTGCTCGGCGCCGCCCTGCTCGGCCAGACGCTCGGACCGGTCCAGCTCGTCGGGTTCGGGCTCTGCCTCGCCGCGATCGTCGCGGGACAGCTTCCGGCGCCCACCCGGTCACCGGCGCCGGGAGAGGCAGCTCGCTGA
- a CDS encoding ABC transporter permease, which produces MNSPPAPLKKTDGPGPAAPEDTPPHTRPDAPAGAPAGARRGGRLLAPLLNLTALAIGVGLWALLASMGVQGLPGPVAVADRAGELIADGTLVTDAGASLRRVLTGFALGTVVAVPVGFLMGWYPVARGLLEPYVQFFRTIPPLAMIPLAVVLLGIGEVPKVFVIFLAAFLSAVVAAFQGVVGVDRTLIDAARVLGARDGTIFLRVVVPAAAPFILVGMRIGLGSAWGTLVAAELIAAQEGLGFRMQKAQLYYDLPTIFVGLITIGVLGLLMDRLLLLAERRLTHWQETR; this is translated from the coding sequence ATGAACTCCCCGCCGGCTCCCCTGAAGAAGACCGACGGGCCCGGCCCGGCGGCCCCCGAGGACACCCCGCCGCACACCCGGCCCGACGCTCCGGCCGGGGCACCGGCCGGCGCCCGGCGCGGCGGCCGGCTGCTCGCTCCGCTGCTCAACCTGACGGCGCTGGCCATCGGTGTCGGACTCTGGGCGCTGCTGGCGTCGATGGGCGTGCAGGGGCTGCCGGGGCCGGTCGCCGTGGCGGACCGGGCGGGTGAGCTGATCGCCGACGGGACCCTCGTCACGGACGCCGGGGCGAGCCTGCGCCGGGTGCTGACCGGCTTCGCGCTCGGCACGGTGGTGGCCGTGCCGGTCGGCTTCCTGATGGGCTGGTACCCCGTGGCGCGCGGGCTCCTGGAGCCGTACGTCCAGTTCTTCCGGACCATCCCGCCGCTCGCCATGATCCCGCTGGCCGTCGTGCTGCTGGGCATCGGCGAGGTGCCCAAGGTGTTCGTCATCTTCCTCGCCGCGTTCCTGTCCGCCGTGGTCGCCGCCTTCCAGGGCGTGGTGGGCGTGGACAGGACGCTGATCGACGCGGCTCGGGTCCTCGGGGCGCGGGACGGGACGATCTTCCTCAGGGTGGTGGTTCCCGCTGCCGCCCCGTTCATCCTGGTCGGCATGCGGATCGGGCTGGGGTCGGCCTGGGGGACGCTCGTCGCGGCCGAACTGATCGCCGCGCAGGAGGGGCTGGGGTTCCGCATGCAGAAGGCCCAGCTGTACTACGACCTGCCCACCATCTTCGTGGGCCTGATCACCATCGGGGTGCTCGGTCTGCTGATGGACCGGCTGCTGCTGCTCGCCGAACGACGCCTCACCCACTGGCAGGAGACCCGATGA
- a CDS encoding aliphatic sulfonate ABC transporter substrate-binding protein has translation MRMSQPALTLAAAVSVLALSVTGCSGDSEAAQGTTVRFGYISDYNGASLLAIADQQGLWKKAGLSPQYKTFTNGPLQIQALGAGDLDFGYIGPGAMWLPASGKAKVVAVNTLAYADRVIAQPGIGSVKDLKDKKVGVPEGTSGDMVLNLALQKAGMSEKDIQKVPMDPSTVVSAFVSGQIDAAGLWYPLIDTIKERKPALKELASTKEFPGQAFPTAFVAGNGTKPALTSKVVAVLQKANDWRSAHPDEAIDAAAGLLDVDRSKVAADAANVQTMSTADLVAKTKDGTVDGWLKGLGDFFVRTGQLKSSPAPDTYYRGDLYTKAYAK, from the coding sequence ATGCGTATGTCTCAGCCTGCCCTGACACTGGCCGCCGCCGTGTCCGTCCTGGCGCTCTCGGTCACCGGCTGCTCCGGTGACTCCGAAGCCGCACAGGGCACCACCGTCCGGTTCGGCTACATCAGCGACTACAACGGCGCCTCCCTGCTGGCCATCGCCGATCAGCAGGGGCTCTGGAAGAAGGCGGGGCTCTCCCCGCAGTACAAGACCTTCACCAACGGCCCGCTCCAGATCCAGGCGCTCGGCGCCGGCGATCTCGACTTCGGCTACATCGGGCCGGGTGCGATGTGGCTGCCCGCGTCCGGCAAGGCGAAGGTCGTCGCCGTCAACACCCTCGCGTACGCGGACCGGGTCATCGCCCAGCCGGGCATCGGCTCGGTCAAGGACCTCAAGGACAAGAAGGTGGGCGTGCCCGAGGGCACCTCCGGGGACATGGTCCTCAACCTGGCGCTCCAGAAGGCGGGTATGTCGGAGAAGGACATCCAGAAGGTGCCGATGGACCCGTCGACGGTGGTCTCCGCGTTCGTGTCCGGCCAGATCGACGCCGCCGGGCTCTGGTATCCGCTCATCGACACCATCAAGGAGCGCAAGCCCGCGCTGAAGGAGCTGGCGAGCACCAAGGAGTTCCCCGGCCAGGCGTTCCCCACGGCCTTCGTCGCGGGCAACGGAACGAAGCCCGCACTCACCTCCAAGGTGGTGGCGGTCCTGCAGAAGGCCAACGACTGGCGGTCCGCGCACCCCGACGAGGCCATCGACGCGGCGGCCGGGCTGCTGGACGTCGACCGGTCCAAGGTGGCGGCGGACGCGGCCAACGTGCAGACCATGTCCACCGCCGACCTGGTCGCCAAGACCAAGGACGGCACGGTCGACGGCTGGCTGAAGGGCCTCGGTGACTTCTTCGTCCGCACGGGCCAGCTGAAGTCGTCACCGGCTCCGGACACGTACTACCGGGGCGACCTCTACACGAAGGCGTACGCCAAGTGA